Part of the Chromatiales bacterium genome, CGTTCTACGGCCTGGCGGTGCTGTGTCTGGACAACCCCGGGGTGCGTTCCATCCTGCCGGAGCTGACGCGTCCGGCGGTGACCTACGGCATCGAGCAGGCCGCCGACTACCGCGCGACCAGTCTGCGCTACGAGGGGGCGGCCACGCACTTCGAGGTGACCCTGCCCGAACGCGACGCGCCGCTGGCGGTGAAGCTCAACCTGCCGGGCACCCACAACGTGCTCAACGCCCTGGCGGCGATCGCGGTGGCCCATCAGCTCGGCATCGAGGATCACGTCATCCAGCGCGCGCTGGAGAAATTCCAGGGCATCGGCCGGCGCTTCCAGATGTACGGCGACATCGATACCCCGCAGGGCCGGGTCACCCTGGTGGACGACTATGGCCACCACCCGGTGGAGATGGCCGCCACCCTGGATGCCGCGCGCCACGCCTTCCCGGGGCGCCGCCTGGTGCTGGCCTTCCAGCCGCACCGTTACACGCGCACCCGCGATCTCTTCGAGGACTTCGCCCAGGTACTGGGCGAGCCCGACGTACTGGTGCTGCTCGACGTCTACCCGGCCGGCGAGGAGCCGATCGCCGGTGCCGATGGCCGGGCGCTGGCGCGTACCGTGCGCCTGCGCGGCAAGGTCGAGCCGATCTTCATCGAATCGGTGGAGGCCCTGCCCGAGGCCCTGGGTGACGTGCTGCGTGACGGCGACGTGCTGCTCACCATGGGGGCAGGCAACATCGGCGCCATGGCCGCGCGCCTGCCCGAGCGGCTGACGGGGGAGGGGACGCAGTGATGGCCCGGGCGATCGACACCCGCCGGCTGCGCGGCGAGCTCACGGAGGACGTGCCCATGGCGCGCCTGACGAGCTGGCGCGTGGGCGGCCCCGCCGAGCGCCTGTACCGCCCGGCCGATGTCGACGACCTGGCCCTGTTCCTGTCCCTGCTGCCGGCCGACGAGCCGCTGACCTGGATCGGCCTGGGCAGCAACCTGCTGGTGCGCGACGGCGGCGTGCGCGGCACCGTGATCGCCCTGCACGGCATGCTCGACGAGCTGGAGCTGATCGCCCCCGGCGTGATCCGTGCCGGGGCCGGTGTGCCCTGCGCCAAGGTGGCGCGCTTCGCGGCGAAGAACGGCCTGGTCGGCGGCGAGTTCCTGGCCGGCATCCCGGGCACCATGGGCGGGGCACTGGCCATGAATGCCGGCGCCTTCGGCGGCGAGACCTGGGAGAAGATCGCCCGCGTCGAGACCCTGGACCGCCAGGGCCGGCGCCACGTGCGCATGGCCGACGAATACCGCATCGCTTACCGCTCGGTGCAGGGACCGGCCGAGGAATGGTTCACCGCCTGCGAGCTGGTGCTGGCGACGGGTGACGGCGAGGCCTCGCAGGCCCGTATCCGCGAACTGCTGAACCGTCGCGGCGAGACCCAGCCCACCGGCCTGCCGAGCTGCGGCTCGGTGTTCCGCAACCCGCCGGGCGACCACGCCGGGCGGCTGATCGAGGCCTGCGGGCTCAAGGGCCACTGCATCGGCGGGGCCTGCGTGTCGGAAAAGCACGCGAACTTCATCATCAACACGGGCGATGCCACCGCGCGGGACATCGAGGCGCTCATCGCCCACGTGCAGGCCACGGTGGCGCGCGAGCACGGCATCGAGCTGATCGCCGAGGTGCGCGTGATCGGCGAGGAGGAGGGCGCATGAACGGCGCCATGCAGGCAGACGACTTCGGCAAGGTGGCGGTGCTCATGGGCGGCTGGTCCGCCGAGCGCGAGGTCTCGCTCAAGAGCGGACGCGCCGTCCTGGCCGCGCTGCTGGAAAACGGCGTGGACGCCCACGGCATCGACGCCGGGCGCAACATCCTCTCGGTGCTGCCGGCCGGCGGCTACGACCGCGTCTTCATCGTCATGCACGGACGAGGTGGCGAGGACGGCGCGATGCAGGGGGCGCTGGAGGTGCTGGACCTGCCCTACACCGGCAGCGGCGTGATGGCCTCGGCCCTGTGCATGGACAAGCTCATGACCAAGCGCCTCTGGCAGGGCGTAGGCCTGCCCACGCCGCGTCACGAGCTGCTGCACCATGACAGCGATTTCGCCGCCATCGTCGAGCGCCTGGGCCTGCCGCTGATCGTCAAGCCCGCGCTCGAGGGCTCGAGCATCGGCATGAGCCGGGTGGATCGCGCCGAGGACCTGGAGCCGGCCTACCGCACGGCGCGCGAATACGGCGAGCGGGTGTTCGTCGAGCAGTGGATCACCGGCGGCGAGTACACGGCGGCCATCCTCAACGGCGAGGCCCTGCCGCTGATCCGCCTGGAGACCCCGCACGCCTTTTACGACTACGACGCCAAGTACCAGGCCAACGACACGCGCTACCACTGCCCCTGCGGCCTGTCCGCGGACGAGGAGGCCGAGATGCAGGCGCTGGCCATGCAGGCCTTCCATGCGGTGGGTGCGAGCGGCTGGGGCCGGGTGGACTTCATGCGCGACGCCGGGGGCCAGCCCTGGCTGATCGAGGTGAACACCGTGCCCGGGATGACCGATCACTCGCTGGTGCCGATGGCGGCGCGCGAGGCCGGGATCGATTTCAACGCGCTGGTGATGCGGATACTCGCCACCAGCCTGGAACGTGGATGAGCGCGGCGTGCCGCGACGGGAGCGAACCAATGCGAAACGCCGAAAGCCGCAACAACGCATCGACCCGGCGCGGTTGCGCCGCTGGTCGTGGCGGGTGGGTGCGGGCGTGATGCTGCTCGCCGTCATCGCCGCCGCCTGGGCCGGGTTCGAGAAGCTGCGCGACCCGCGGACCCTGCCGGTGCAGCAGGTGCGCATCGAGGGCGAGTTCGCCCACCTGGACCGCGCCGAGCTCGAACGCGTGGCTGCGCCGCTGGTCGCCGGTGGGTTCTTCACCATCGACCTGCGCGAGGTGGAGACGGCGGTGGAGGCCCTGCCCTGGGTCTTCGATGCCAGCCTGCGCCGCGAGTGGCCGGGCACGCTGGTGCTGACCGTGAGCGAGCAGGTGGCCATCGCCCGCTGGGGCGAGGACGCCCTGCTCAATCCCTACGGGGAGCTGTTTACGCCGCCCCCGGCCAGCTTCCCGGAAGGGCTGCCCGAGCTGCATGGCCCGGCCGGCCAGCAGCGCCCGCTGATCGAGCGCTTCATCGAGGTCAGCAGGTTGTTGGAGACGGCGGGGCTGCAGCCGCGCGCCCTGATCGAGGACGAGCGCCGCGCCTGGCGGCTCACGCTGGACAACGGTGTGGAGATGCTGCTCGGTCGCGAGGAATCGCTGGCGCGCCTCGAGCGCTTTGTCGCGGTCTATCCGCAGACGCTCGAGCGCAGGGCCGACGCACTGAAGCGTGTGGACCTGCGCTACACCAACGGATTTGCCGTGGCCTGGCGGGCAGAGACCCAGCCGGCCGCGCAGTAAGAAGAAGGGGATGAGACGCGATGTCCAAGAAGACTGAGAAAGGCATGATTGTCGGCCTCGATATCGGCACCTCCAAGGTGGTGGCCATCGTCGGCGAGGTGAACGACGAGAACCGGATCGAGATCATCGGTATCGGTTCGCACCCGTCGCGCGGCCTGAAGAAGGGCGTGGTGGTGAACATCGAGTCCACCGTGCAGTCGATCCAGCGTGCGATCGAGGAGGCGGAGCTGATGGCCGGCTGCCAGATTCACGCCGTGCATGCGGGTATCGCCGGCAGCCACGTGAAGAGCCTCAATTCGCACGGCATCGTGGCGATCAAGGACAAGGAGGTGATGCCCACCGACGTGGATCGCGTGATCGATGCGGCCCGCGCCGTGGCCATTCCGGCCGACCAGCGCATCCTGCACATCCTGCCGCAGGAATTCATCATCGACGAACAGGAAGGCGTGCGCGAGCCGGTGGGCATGTCGGGCGTGCGCCTGGAGGCCAAGGTGCATCTCGTCACCGGCGCGGTTAGCGCGGCGCAGAACATCGTCAAGTGCGTGCGCCGCTGCGGGCTCGAAGTGGACGACATCATCCTCGAACAGCTCGCCTCCAGCCAGTCGGTGCTCACCGAGGACGAGAAGGAACTGGGCGTGTGCCTGGTGGACATCGGCGGCGGCACCACCGACCTGGCCGTGTTCACCGAAGGCGCGATCCGCCATACCGCCGTGATCCCGATCGCCGGCGACCAGGTGACCAACGACATCGCCGTGGCCCTGCGCACGCCCACGCAGCACGCCGAGGAGATCAAGGTGAAGTACGCCTGTGCGCTGCGCCAGCTCGCCAATCCCGACGACACCATCGAGGTGCCCAGCGTGGGCGACCGTCCCCCGCGCCGCCTCTCGCGCCAGACCCTGGCCGAGGTGGTGGAGCCCCGGTACGAGGAGCTGCTCACGCTGGTGCAGGCCGAGCTGCGCCGCAGCGGTTTCGAGGACCTGGTGGCCGCGGGCATCGTGCTCACCGGCGGCTCGGCCAAGATGGAAGGCGTGATCGACCTGGCCGAAGAGGTCTTCCACATGCCGGTACGCCTGGGCGTGCCGCAGGGCGTGAGCGGGCTGGTGGACGTGGTCCGCAACCCGATCTACGCCACCGGCGTGGGGCTGCTGCTGTTTGCCCACCAGTGCCGCGGCAGCGGCGGGGTGGATATCCGCCACGAGGGCGGCTTCAACGGCGTGATGCGCCGCATGAAGAGCTGGTTTCAGGGGAATTTTTAAGGGTCTGGGTCCTCCCGGTGTGCGGGAGGGTTCTTTCAATGGCACAAGAGTGACACCAAGAGGAGAATCATCATGTTCGAGCTGATGGACAACTACGCACAGAACGCCGTGATCAAGGTCATCGGCGTCGGCGGCGGCGGTGGCAACGCCGTCCAACACATGGTCAAGGCCAACATCGAGGGCGTGGATTTCATCTGCGCCAACACCGATGCGCAGGCCCTGAAGAACGTGGCGGCCCGCACCACGCTGCAACTGGGCAACAACATCACCAAGGGCCTTGGTGCCGGTGCCGATCCGAACGTGGGCCGCGAGGCCGCGCTGGAGGATCGCGAGCGCATCCAGGAGTGCATCCAGGGGGCGGACATGCTCTTCATCACCGCCGGCATGGGTGGTGGTACCGGCACCGGCGGGGCGCCGGTGGTGGCCCAGGTCGCCAAGGAGATGGGCATCCTCACCGTGGCCGTGGTCACCAAGCCCTTCCCCTTCGAGGGCGCCAAGCGCATGCATATCGCCAAGCAGGGCATGGAGGAGCTGTCCAAGTACGTGGACTCGCTCATCACCATCCCGAACGAGAAGCTGCTGACGGTGCTGGGCAAGGGCGTGAGCCTGCTGGACGCCTTCTCCGCCGCCAACGACGTGCTGTTGGGTGCCACCCAGGGCATCGCCGAGCTGATCACCCGCCCGGGCCTGATCAACGTCGACTTCGCCGACGTGCGCACCGTCATGTCCGAGATGGGCATGGCCATGATGGGCACCGGTTCGGCCAGTGGCGAGGGCCGTGCCCGCGAGGCCGCCGAGGCCGCGATCTCCAGCCCGCTGCTGGAGGACGTGAACATCGCCGGGGCCAAGGGCATCCTGGTGAACGTGACCGCGGGCCTGGATCTCTCCATCGGTGAGTTCGAGGAGGTGGGTGAGGCCGTTCGCGCCTTTGCCTCCGACGACGCCACCGTGGTGGTGGGTACCGTGATCGATCCGGAGATGAGCGACGAGCTGCGCGTGACCCTTGTGGCCACCGGCCTGGAGGGCAGTGGTGCCCGTGCGCCGCGCCCGGTCGAGAAGCCGGCAATGAAGGTGGTGGAGCGTCAGGCCGACGGCGAGGTCAACTACGAGAACCTCGAACGCCCCACCGTGATGCGCAAGCAGGCGGTGAACGGCGGCCCGGCCTACGACCCCCGCGGCGAGTTCGACATGGAGTACCTGGACATCCCGGCCTTCCTGCGCAAGCAGGCCGACTGACCCGGGAGACAGGTGCGCGAAGTGTGCGCGGGTGCCGGTTATGCCCGAGGGAACGCGCTAGCATGCGCTGGGCCCGGCGACAGCGATTGGCCGCGGGATTGCACAAACCCGATGCGATTCTCCTCGAATGTGCCATAATGGTGCGGTTTCGAGGCCAATCAGCGCACAATGGCGCCATTTCGCCGCATGGCGGACTGGCCCGCTTATTGCGACAAGACCAAGACACCTGCAGCGGGATGCGAGAGATTGATTAGCCAGCGCACACTGAAGAACACGATCCGGGCGACCGGCGTCGGCCTGCACACCGGGGAACAGATTGTCCTGACCCTGAGGCCGGCACCGGTGGATACCGGTATCGTGTTCCGGCGCGTCGATCTCGAGGTGCCGGTGGCGATCCCCGCGCATCCCGACAATGTCTGCGACACGCCGCTGTCCACCACCCTGGGGGCGGGCGGCGCCCGGGTTTCCACGGTCGAGCACCTGCTCTCGGCGCTCTCCGGCCTGGGGATCGACAATCTCTACGTCGATCTCAGCGCGGGGGAGGTGCCCATCATGGACGGCAGCGCCAGCCCCTTCGTCTTTCTCATCCAGTCCGCCGGCATCCAGGAGCAGTCTGCACCCAAGCATTTCATCCGCATCAAACGTCGCCTGCGGGTGGAGGACGGGGACTGCTGGGCCCAGCTCGAGCCCTTCGACGGCTTCAAGGTCGGCTTCACCATCGATTTCGATCATCCGGTGTTTCGCCAGAGCGGCCAGCAGGCCGAGCTGGATTTTGCCGCCACCTCCTTCGTCCGCGAGATCAGCCGGGCCCGCACCTTTGGTTTCATGCGCGACATCGAGCAGCTGCGCGAGCGCCAGCTGGCCCTGGGTGGCAGTCTCGAGAATGCCGTGATGCTGGACGATCAGCGCGTGCTCAACGAGGATGGGCTGCGTTACGAGGACGAGTTCGTCAAGCACAAGATCCTCGATGCCATCGGCGATCTCTATCTGCTGGGACACAGCCTGATCGGCGCCTATGGCGGCCACAAGGCCGGCAGTGCCCTCAACCACCGGTTGCTGCGCACGTTGCTGGCGGATGAAACGGCCTGGGAGCAGGTGAGCTTCGAGGACGTGCGGCACACCCCGCGTTCCTATCGCCAGGGCATCGGGGTGGCGGCCCCGGCCTGAAGCCGGGCGGCAGTCCCGTCAGTCATCGCCGCGCGGGGCGCGGCGGGCGAGTTTCTGTAGGGCGGCCCGGAGTTCCGGGTCGTCGGTGGCGCCGGCGGCGCGTTCCAGCGCCCGGCCGCTTTCGCGGCTGAGGCTCAGTCGGCGGCGCGGGGGGTCGCGGGTGACGCGCGGGGCGGCGATGCGCACACGGCATTTTTTCAGGGCCAGGCCGTACTCGGCACCGTATTCGGCGTTGATCTGCTTGAGGATCTCGCGCTGCAGATAGCGCAGCTGCGAGGCCCAGGTGCTGGCATCGGTGACCAGGGTGAGTTCCTGATCGCGTATGCCGGCCGCCCAGCAATGCTCCCCGAGCGGCGCCGGCAGCAGGCCGCGCAGGCTGAAGTTCAGCCGTTCCAGCAGGCGGGCCTGCTCGAGCAGTCTGGGGGCGAGAAGTCGGTTGAGTGGGTGCATCGGGCTGACGAATGACCTGGATCAGGCGGGCCGGTGGCCCGCAAACGGGGTTAGAATCGTGTTCTGCATCACGCAGGGGGGCGCCGCCGAAGGTTTCCCCGGGCGGATGATACGGGTATTCTAGCCCCATGCGGAGAAAGCTGCAGTTTCACTGGATGGATCGATGAATATCATTTTCTGCTCCAAGAAGGGGGCCGCGCCGCGCAGCGTCCATTTCACGCACTGGGCCCATTTCCTGATCCCGGTGGTGATGGTCTCGCTGTTTGCCGGTGGCCTGCTGGGGCTCGGGTACTACCTGGGTAGCAGCAAGGCCCCGACCGAGCGGGTCGCCCGCTGGGAGGTCGAGCTCAAGCAGCAGCGCCTGCAGATCGAGGAGGCCCGTAACCTCACCCAGGCGAACATCGATGCGCTCACCCAGCGTCTCGGGCAGCTACAGGGGCACGTCACCCGCCTCAACGCCCTGGGCAGCAAGCTGGTGAAGATGGCCGATATCGATGCATCGGAATTCGACTTCGGCAGCCCGCCGGCGCTGGGCGGTCCCGAGGAGGCCCTGGCCGATGGCGGCCTCAATGCCCCGGACCTCGTTGCGGCCATCGACCAGCTGGCGGCCCAGATCCAGGACCGCGAGCAGCAGTTGCAGGTACTGGACCAGGTCATCATGACCCGGTCGCTGCAGAAAGAGGTCTACCCCAAGGGACGCCCGATCGTGAAGGGCTGGACCTCCTCCTACTACGGTGTACGATCCGATCCCTTCACCGGCAAGCCCGCCATGCACAACGGCATGGATTTCGCCGGCAAGCACGGCTCCGACGTGGTCGCAGTGGCCGGCGGAGTCGTGACCTGGTCCGGCAAGCGCTGGGGCTACGGCAATCTGGTCGAGATCAATCACGGTAACGGCTATGTCACCCGCTACGCGCACAATTCCGAACACCTGGTCGAGGTGGGCGAGGCGGTGAAGAAGGGGCAGGTCGTCGCCAGAATGGGCACCAGTGGCCGCTCCACCGGCCCGCATGTGCACTTCGAGGTGCTGCACAACGGCCGGCATGTCGATCCTGCCAAGTTCCTGAACTGATGTCCGGTTGCGGACATTCCCCCGATGGGTGCGATGGGCTGCCAGCCTGCGCGCCGGGAGGGGCCCTGCCTACCGCCAGCCCACATGCCTTGATAGCGGGGGTGAAGCCGGTAAAATAGTCCGCGCTTCGCCTGCCCTGGCGGCCATCACCGCGCAGCAGGGCGAGCCGGCCACCCGCCACCACCCGGGTGCGACGGCTGCCGGTGCCATTGGCACGGCCGCCCGTGCGGATGATTCGGTGCCTCTGCGTCTTCCCGCCCAGACATAACCAAACACAGACAAGCATCAGGAAGCCACTTTATTTATGGTCGCGCAACTCTTCACCAAGGTCTTCGGCAGCCGCAATGAACGGCTGGTGCGTCGATATCGCAAGACAGCCAACCAGATCAACGCCCTCGAGGAGGGCTTCAAGGCCCTGAGTGACGCCGAGCTGCAGGCCAAGACCGCGGAGTTCCGCGAGCGGCTGGATCGCGGCGAGAATCTGGACGCCCTGCTGCCCGAGGCCTTCGCCACCGTGCGCGAGGCCAGTCGCCGCGTGCTCGGCATGCGCCACTTCGATGTGCAGCTCATCGGCGGGATGGTGCTGCACGATGGCAAGATCGCCGAGATGCGTACCGGCGAGGGCAAGACCCTGGTCGCCACCCTGCCGACCTACCTGAATGCGCTCACCGGCAAGGGCGTTCACGTGGTCACGGTCAACGACTACCTGGCACGCCGTGACGCGGCCTGGATGAGCAAGCTCTACGGCTTCCTCGGGCTCTCCACGGGGGTGATCGTGAACGGACTGGACCCGGCCGAGCGGCGTGCGGCCTATGCCTCGGACATCACCTACGGCACCAACAACGAATTCGGCTTCGACTACCTGCGCGACAACATGGCCTTCTCGGCCGATGATCGCGTGCAGCGCGGCCTCCACTACGCCGTGGTCGATGAGGTCGACTCCATCCTCATCGACGAGGCACGTACTCCGCTCATCATCTCGGGCCCGACCGGGGAGAACTCCGAACTGTACCTGGCCATGAATGCCCTGGTGCCCAAGCTCGTCCGCCAGGAGGAAGAGGATGGCCCGGGCGATTACAGCGTCGACGAGAAGACCAAGCAGGTGCACCTCACGGAGGACGGTCACGAGCACGTCGAGGCGCTGATGACCGAGACGGGGCTGCTGCGGGAGGGGGAGAGCCTCTACGACGCCGGCAATATGAACCTGATACATCACCTCAATGCCGCCCTGCGCGCACATGCGCTCTATCACCGCGATGTCGAATACATCGTGCGTGACGGCCAGATCGTGATCGTGGATGAATTCACCGGCCGCACCATGCCGGGTCGCCGCTGGTCCGAGGGCCTGCACCAGGCCATCGAGGCGAAGGAAGGGGTGAAGATCCAGAACGAGAACCAGACGCTCGCCTCGATCACCTTCCAGAACTATTTCCGCCTGTACGAGACGCTCTCCGGGATGACCGGTACGGCCGACACCGAGGCCTTCGAGTTCCAGCAGATCTATGCCCTGGAAGTGGTGGTGATCCCCACCCACAGGCCCATGGTCCGCAACGACATGAACGACCTCGTGTTCCTGAACTTCAAGGACAAGTACGAGGC contains:
- a CDS encoding UDP-3-O-acyl-N-acetylglucosamine deacetylase, yielding MISQRTLKNTIRATGVGLHTGEQIVLTLRPAPVDTGIVFRRVDLEVPVAIPAHPDNVCDTPLSTTLGAGGARVSTVEHLLSALSGLGIDNLYVDLSAGEVPIMDGSASPFVFLIQSAGIQEQSAPKHFIRIKRRLRVEDGDCWAQLEPFDGFKVGFTIDFDHPVFRQSGQQAELDFAATSFVREISRARTFGFMRDIEQLRERQLALGGSLENAVMLDDQRVLNEDGLRYEDEFVKHKILDAIGDLYLLGHSLIGAYGGHKAGSALNHRLLRTLLADETAWEQVSFEDVRHTPRSYRQGIGVAAPA
- a CDS encoding peptidoglycan DD-metalloendopeptidase family protein; its protein translation is MNIIFCSKKGAAPRSVHFTHWAHFLIPVVMVSLFAGGLLGLGYYLGSSKAPTERVARWEVELKQQRLQIEEARNLTQANIDALTQRLGQLQGHVTRLNALGSKLVKMADIDASEFDFGSPPALGGPEEALADGGLNAPDLVAAIDQLAAQIQDREQQLQVLDQVIMTRSLQKEVYPKGRPIVKGWTSSYYGVRSDPFTGKPAMHNGMDFAGKHGSDVVAVAGGVVTWSGKRWGYGNLVEINHGNGYVTRYAHNSEHLVEVGEAVKKGQVVARMGTSGRSTGPHVHFEVLHNGRHVDPAKFLN
- the murC gene encoding UDP-N-acetylmuramate--L-alanine ligase; this encodes MSQYPNTMKQRRIRRIHFVGVGGSGMGGIAEVLANLGYAVSGSDIAENSVTQRLAGLGVTVFKGHAAAQVEGVDVVVISSAVKESNPEVQAAREHRIPVVPRAEMLAELMRFRNGIAVAGTNGKTTTTSLVASLLAEADLDPTFVIGGRLNSTASHSRLGSGEYLVAEADESDASFLYLQPMISVVTNIDADHLETYGGDYNRLRETFVEFLHHLPFYGLAVLCLDNPGVRSILPELTRPAVTYGIEQAADYRATSLRYEGAATHFEVTLPERDAPLAVKLNLPGTHNVLNALAAIAVAHQLGIEDHVIQRALEKFQGIGRRFQMYGDIDTPQGRVTLVDDYGHHPVEMAATLDAARHAFPGRRLVLAFQPHRYTRTRDLFEDFAQVLGEPDVLVLLDVYPAGEEPIAGADGRALARTVRLRGKVEPIFIESVEALPEALGDVLRDGDVLLTMGAGNIGAMAARLPERLTGEGTQ
- a CDS encoding DUF721 domain-containing protein, which codes for MHPLNRLLAPRLLEQARLLERLNFSLRGLLPAPLGEHCWAAGIRDQELTLVTDASTWASQLRYLQREILKQINAEYGAEYGLALKKCRVRIAAPRVTRDPPRRRLSLSRESGRALERAAGATDDPELRAALQKLARRAPRGDD
- the murB gene encoding UDP-N-acetylmuramate dehydrogenase — its product is MARAIDTRRLRGELTEDVPMARLTSWRVGGPAERLYRPADVDDLALFLSLLPADEPLTWIGLGSNLLVRDGGVRGTVIALHGMLDELELIAPGVIRAGAGVPCAKVARFAAKNGLVGGEFLAGIPGTMGGALAMNAGAFGGETWEKIARVETLDRQGRRHVRMADEYRIAYRSVQGPAEEWFTACELVLATGDGEASQARIRELLNRRGETQPTGLPSCGSVFRNPPGDHAGRLIEACGLKGHCIGGACVSEKHANFIINTGDATARDIEALIAHVQATVAREHGIELIAEVRVIGEEEGA
- the ftsZ gene encoding cell division protein FtsZ, with the translated sequence MFELMDNYAQNAVIKVIGVGGGGGNAVQHMVKANIEGVDFICANTDAQALKNVAARTTLQLGNNITKGLGAGADPNVGREAALEDRERIQECIQGADMLFITAGMGGGTGTGGAPVVAQVAKEMGILTVAVVTKPFPFEGAKRMHIAKQGMEELSKYVDSLITIPNEKLLTVLGKGVSLLDAFSAANDVLLGATQGIAELITRPGLINVDFADVRTVMSEMGMAMMGTGSASGEGRAREAAEAAISSPLLEDVNIAGAKGILVNVTAGLDLSIGEFEEVGEAVRAFASDDATVVVGTVIDPEMSDELRVTLVATGLEGSGARAPRPVEKPAMKVVERQADGEVNYENLERPTVMRKQAVNGGPAYDPRGEFDMEYLDIPAFLRKQAD
- the ftsA gene encoding cell division protein FtsA, with protein sequence MSKKTEKGMIVGLDIGTSKVVAIVGEVNDENRIEIIGIGSHPSRGLKKGVVVNIESTVQSIQRAIEEAELMAGCQIHAVHAGIAGSHVKSLNSHGIVAIKDKEVMPTDVDRVIDAARAVAIPADQRILHILPQEFIIDEQEGVREPVGMSGVRLEAKVHLVTGAVSAAQNIVKCVRRCGLEVDDIILEQLASSQSVLTEDEKELGVCLVDIGGGTTDLAVFTEGAIRHTAVIPIAGDQVTNDIAVALRTPTQHAEEIKVKYACALRQLANPDDTIEVPSVGDRPPRRLSRQTLAEVVEPRYEELLTLVQAELRRSGFEDLVAAGIVLTGGSAKMEGVIDLAEEVFHMPVRLGVPQGVSGLVDVVRNPIYATGVGLLLFAHQCRGSGGVDIRHEGGFNGVMRRMKSWFQGNF
- a CDS encoding FtsQ-type POTRA domain-containing protein; the encoded protein is MDERGVPRRERTNAKRRKPQQRIDPARLRRWSWRVGAGVMLLAVIAAAWAGFEKLRDPRTLPVQQVRIEGEFAHLDRAELERVAAPLVAGGFFTIDLREVETAVEALPWVFDASLRREWPGTLVLTVSEQVAIARWGEDALLNPYGELFTPPPASFPEGLPELHGPAGQQRPLIERFIEVSRLLETAGLQPRALIEDERRAWRLTLDNGVEMLLGREESLARLERFVAVYPQTLERRADALKRVDLRYTNGFAVAWRAETQPAAQ
- a CDS encoding D-alanine--D-alanine ligase, translated to MNGAMQADDFGKVAVLMGGWSAEREVSLKSGRAVLAALLENGVDAHGIDAGRNILSVLPAGGYDRVFIVMHGRGGEDGAMQGALEVLDLPYTGSGVMASALCMDKLMTKRLWQGVGLPTPRHELLHHDSDFAAIVERLGLPLIVKPALEGSSIGMSRVDRAEDLEPAYRTAREYGERVFVEQWITGGEYTAAILNGEALPLIRLETPHAFYDYDAKYQANDTRYHCPCGLSADEEAEMQALAMQAFHAVGASGWGRVDFMRDAGGQPWLIEVNTVPGMTDHSLVPMAAREAGIDFNALVMRILATSLERG